In a genomic window of Piliocolobus tephrosceles isolate RC106 chromosome 1, ASM277652v3, whole genome shotgun sequence:
- the LOC116418925 gene encoding basic proline-rich protein-like has translation MACGGDSGYESDQGVWSLAQSAFSCAPSPPPHGAFCGGEVHASPRKPSHTDRVPQLPGPASRAGLHRTHPPSKLSGHSYFTGFSETETVAGERQAPDLAGAWGPGGPPTVLRTRQWPRDVAGVEAAAEPPPGWPRGQAPSPGPAARAPQPWTPGPAPAGSVNAQAPETPAPHSPAARLPGTATWKQRWSSGSARAYGLGGVVAGPRPAPPPRHALRSVSTPAPDPAAVPPGPAPHFRRGKTNLRSPGPGPSLRPACPEAQSPPPGGGRLSTHTCTRLLRKTKVPERAAAHRTPALIPSLRGPGLHP, from the exons ATGGCCTGTGGGGGGGACAGCGGTTATGAATCTGACCAGGGAG TCTGGTCTCTGGCCCAGTCCGCATTTTCTTGCGCCCCTTCCCCGCCCCCACACGGGGCATTTTGTGGTGGGGAAGTCCATGCCAGCCCTAGGAAGCCCTCTCACACCGATCGGGTTCCCCAACTGCCCGGCCCGGCGTCTCGTGCTGGCCTTCACCGCACCCACCCTCCCAGCAAGCTCTCGGGGCACTCTTACTTCACCGGTTTCTCGGAAACAGAAACCGTGGCTGGGGAAAGGCAGGCGCCGGATCTCGCAGGCGCGTGGGGGCCTGGAGGTCCCCCGACAGTTCTCCGAACCCGGCAATGGCCTCGGGATGTGGCCGGGGTGGAGGCGGCCGCAGAGCCTCCGCCCGGGTGGCCCCGGGGCCAGGCCCCCAGTCCGGGCCCAGCCGCCCGCGCCCCCCAGCCCTGGACGCCCGGACCAGCGCCCGCAGGCTCCGTGAACGCCCAGGCGCCGGAGACCCCGGCTCCCCACTCGCCCGCCGCCCGTCTCCCCGGGACCGCAACCTGGAAGCAGCGGTGGAGCTCCGGGTCGGCCCGAGCCTACGGCCTCGGCGGCGTCGTCGCTGGGCCCCGCCCGGCCCCGCCGCCGCGTCACGCGCTGCGCTCGGTCTCCACCCCCGCTCCGGACCCCGCTGCCGTCCCTCCCGGCCCGGCCCCGCACTTTCGCCGCGGGAAGACTAACCTGAGGTCCCCGGGGCCCGGGCCCTCGCTGCGGCCTGCGTGTCCTGAAGCTCAGTCTCCCCCTCCAGGCGGCGGGCGGCTCAGCACCCACACCTGCACCCGCCTCCTCCGCAAGACAAAAGTCCCCGAACGCGCGGCAGCTCACCGGACCCCCGCGCTAATTCCTTCCTTACGGGGCCCAGGGCTCCACCCTTGA